The DNA segment GACTCTGGCGCGCGACTACATGCCGACGGCGATTTTCCTGGATATCGATTTGCCGGATATTGACGGCTTTACCGTACTTGATCGTCTCAAGCGACACCCAAGCACGCGCCATATCCCGATACATATCCTGTCGAGCACCCATGAAAGAGAGCGTGGCCTGCGCCAGGGGGCGATTTCCTATCTTACCAAGCCGGTATCGTTCGAGCGGCTGGACGAAGAATTTACGCGCGTGCAGCAATTTCTTGTCCGCGGAAAACGGACTCTTTTAATCGTGGAAGATGATGAGGCCCAACGTAACCAGGTCATTTCTCTGCTTGGCGACAACGATATTGTCATCACGGCGGTAAATAGCGGAAAGGCAGCGCTGGGCGCGCTCAACGCGTCCCGATTCGACTGCATGGTGCTGGACTTGACGCTGCCGGACATCGACGGATTTGAACTGCTGAATAGCATCGGCAAAGATGTCAAACTGCGCGATTTGCCTGTCATCGTCTACACGGCAAAAGACCTCAGTCGCTCCGAGATCGTCAATCTGTCCGCCGCGGCCAGGACCATCGTGATCAAGGATGCGCGTTCTCCGGAACGCCTGGTCCACGAGACTGCGCTGTTCCTGCATCGCTCCCCGTCGAGCCTGCCCGAAATACAGCGGCAAATGATTGAAGAAATCGACATTGCCGATAGCGGTCTCGCCGGGCGCAAGGTATTGATCGTCGATGACGACTTGCGCAACATCTTTGCTTTGACGACGGTCCTTGAGCGGCATGACATGTCGGTCGCCTTTGCGGAAAACGGCAAGGATGGCATCGAGATGCTGGAAAAGGATCCATCGATCGAGATTGTCCTGATGGACATCATGATGCCGGAAATGGACGGATATGACACGATGCGCGCCATACGCAAAATAGAACGCTTCAAGTCGCTGCCGATCATTACCCTGACAGCCAAAGCGATGAAGGGCGACCGCGACAAGTGCCTGGCCGCGGGCGCGTCGGACTATATTACGAAGCCGGTCGATGTGTCCCAGCTACTGTCCCTCATGCGCGTATGGCTGCATCGATAGGCGCTGCTGTGAACGACGCCGGCCTGACCGTTGAAGATGTCGAGATTGACTTGCTTCTCGATGGGATTTGCCGGCGTTATGGAGAAGACTTCCGTGCGTATGAGCAGCGTTTGCTGCGGCAAAAGGCGCTCGATTTCATGCAGGCACGCGGTCTTGAAACGATCTCGGCGCTGCAAAATCTGGTGTTGCATGACCCGATAGCTGCGTCCGGTCTGTGCCAGGCATTCGTCATGCAGCAATCCGCGCTTTTCGATGATGCCGCCGAATTCAAAGTCCTGCGTGACATGATCGGGGCGCTCCTGGGAAGTTACGTGGCACCCAAGATATGGATTGCCGAATGCCTTTGCGCGGAGGAAGTCTTTAGCTTTGCCATCCTGCTGATGGAAGAAGGGCATTACGACAAGAGCCTGATCTTTGCCACGTGTTCGAACGAAGCAGTTCTCCAGGAAATCAAGAAGGGGACGTTTTCGCCGGATCGGATTGCCGCATATGAAGCGAATTACCGGCAAAGCGGTGGCCGCCGTTCCCTTGCCGAATATTTTGAAATCCGTGATGGCCGCGCCGTGTTCCTGGAATCGCTGCAGTCTCGCATTATCTGGGCCCAATACAATCTTTGTACAGATAGTTCGTTCAACGAGTTCCAGCTCATCTCCTGCAGAAAAAGCTATGCAGAGTTTGGCAAGTCAGTACAACGCCGCATGCTTGGCTTGTTTCATGACAGTTTGTCCCGCTTCGGCATACTCAATCTCGCCGCCAGCATCGAACTTGAATGTGTTCCGCAATCGATGAACTATAAAGAGTTGGGGCGACGCGGCATCTACCGCCGCGCCATATGAATCGGCGTGCGGGAACAAGAACTGTCGCAGGCAGCCAACTTCCATGTCTCCAGGATGACTTGGCACATTTGCTAATATACAATAGTTGCACAGGACGCAACGATAGGCTAAGCCATGCTGTTTTACGAACTTAAATTTATTATTCCGTTTGCATTTATCCTGCTGCTTTACACGCAATTGCAACGCAAGGCGCAAAATTATCTGATTCTTTTCGCGGGATATTTATTTTATGGAATGTGGGATTGGCGATTTTTGTCGTTGTTGCTGATTACCACAGCGTTAGATTACAGCGCCGGCTACTTAATCGATCTTTGCAAGCCCGGCAGTAACAAGCGCAAGCTTTATCTGGCATTGAGCATGGCCGTCAACCTGGGCATGCTTTCGTATTATAAATACATGAATTTTTTTGCAGAATCTCTGGCGCACTTGTTGAATGTGCCGATTCCTGCAAATTCATTCGTCGCAAACGTAATACTGCCGGCAGGCATATCGTTCTATACCTTTCAAAGCATGAGTTATGTGATTGACGTCTATCGGGGTCACATACGGGCAGAAAGGAATTTCGTCGATTTCGCAGCGTTTGTAAGCTACTTCCCACACCTCGTGGCGGGACCGATTCAACGAGCTGATGTTTTGCTTGCGCAAATTACCCGAGACAGGGAGTTGACGCTTCCCGGCTTCTTCCTGGGCTGTAGATTGTTCATGTTTGGCTTATTCAAAAAGCTTGTGGTGGGCGACAACGTTGCAAAATTGGTTGACCCGGTCTTTTCCAATCCGCAATCTTTCGATTCCATCACCTTGCTTGTGGCGGCCTATGCATTTTCGATCCAGATTTACTGCGATTTCTCTGGATACACGGACATGGCGCGCGGCGTCTCGAAAATGATGGGGATTAATCTCACGCTCAATTTTAACTATCCCTATTTTGCCACCAGCATCCGGGATTTCTGGACGCGCTGGCACATTTCACTTTCCACCTGGTTCAGGGATTATCTGTACATTCCGCTCGGCGGCAATCGCGAAGGAGAAACTCGGGCAATATTTAATTTGTTCGTTACGTTCTTGCTGTCCGGGCTTTGGCATGGTGCCGGATGGACTTACATTTTGTGGGGCGCCTATCACGGCACGCTGGTCGCCATTGAACACTATTGTGCGAAGCGGCGGCTTGGGCGTTGGGCGCAAAATATGCCGGTGCTACTGAAAATGGTTATCACGTTTCATCTAGTGGTATTTGGCTGGATCTTATTCAGGGTTACATCGCTTGCCCAGTTCGGTATGTACCTCAATGGGTTATTTACCTGGAAGACAGATTGGCTGCAGATGCTTATGCAGAGTAAGACATGGTTTGATGTATTTGGTGTGATTGCATCGCTTGCCATGGGCGCCATCACGATCAAATTCCTGATCTACTATCTGCCCTTGCTCGGCCTGGATTTGCTTGAATGGCGCGCCAAAGGTGAAGTGTGGGAAAAGTCTCGGGGCAGGGTAATTCAAGGTGTGGTCTACGGGATATTGCTTTTCCTGATTTTCATGTTCGGAGTGTCTAATGCAAAACAATTCATTTACTTCCAATTCTAAATGGGTGGTAGTCCAGGTAGGTGTCGGAATTGTTTTGGCAATCGTGGTGTTGAACATTGCGCTGCATTACGCCATGAAGAATCTCGATACGAATGGCGCGAGTGCGTCCGGACTTGATAGCAGGCAGGCAACCGATGTCCTTTTTATCGGTGATAGCCGCACCAATCAAGGCATTGATCCCCGTGTGTTTGAAGAAGCATCAGGCAGGCAATTCACCGCGCTCAATCTGGGGCGGCCGGGCATGCAGGCGCCGATGTTTTATTTTCTTACTCGCGATTATTTGGAAAACTCCCCGACGCATCCCAAAGCAATTGTGGTGAACATCAGCTTTTATCTGTTGGGCGGGCGGCAGTGGTTTGAAGACATTTACCTGGCTTATTACCATCCCCAATTTTGGCAGGTCACCGATGCGCTTGATACGCAGCTGATTAATACGGACGAGGCGTTAAGTTGGTATTTCGGGACTAGAATTCCCATGCTGCGGTACCGTAAGCGCGTGGCGGGATTGATCGATAGTTTTTCCGAAGACCCGACGCGTGCAGTATTTCGAGAGCACGCAAGAAATTCATTGATTGCCAACCTGGCGCGTGATGAGAAAAATAAAGGATACCTGTCGCGAGGCGTAAGTGCGATAAGTGGCGTTTCAGAAAGCGAATTCGCTTCCTATAGGGTTGGTATCGATAATGGCTATAGCGTCTACACGGATTATCTCAAGCGGTTTTTTGATCTGGCTGCACGTTATCGAATCCATGTCATTGTGTACGCCTTTCCCTGGCCGCTACAAGCCAAGGCCGCTCCAAACTTCCAGGAAGTCTTGGCGCACTATGACAATAAAATAAAATCAATCGCTGACGGCAATCCATATGTGCATTTCGTCGAACATGATTTTTACTGGAACGAAAAATATTTTGTTGACCCACTCCACCTCAATCAGCAGGGGGCCGAAGTGCTGAGCAGACGTGCGCTCGGTTGGGTCCGGCCCTACATCGCTGCAAAGTGAGGGGTGGGAGCCGGCCGTTAACAGTGCAGACAAATCCGGTGCCACTTTCGCGCCGCCCTATCTCCGCCCGTTCGGAAAACCGAACGCGATTGCCCGCGAATATCCGGAATTCCGTCAGCTGGCGCGCGCGGCAGTTTTAATTAGTCATAATAATCAAAGGGTTGCGATGCTTTCGTGAGTGGCATGGTCCGTGCAATAGAGGCAGTACACCGCGCAGTCGCGTGGTCGCCAAATATATAACGGAGATACCCCCATGAATGCAGCTACGACCCGCATCGAGCACGACCTGCTCGGCGACCGAGAAGTACCCGATGCGGCCTATTACGGCGTCCATACGCTGCGTGCGCTGGAAAATTTCGATATCACCGGCATGCCAATTGCCGTTTATCCTGACCTGATCCGCGCCCTGGCCCAGATCAAGCAGGCTGCGGCCCAGGCCAACCATCAGCTCGGCCTGCTGGACGCCAGTCGCGCCGACGCCATTGCCGCTGCCTGTAAAGAGCTGATCAGCGGGCGCTGGCATGAGCAGTTCGTCGTCGATGTCATTCAGGGCGGGGCCGGCACCTCGACCAACATGAATGCCAACGAGGTCATTGCCAATCGGGCGCTGGAAATCCTCGGATACGCCCGGGGCGAATACCAGCATCTGCATCCGAACCAGCACGTCAACATGAGCCAGTCGACCAACGATGTCTATCCGACAGCGCTCAAGCTTGCCACTTACGCCGGGATTTTTCGCCTGGTCGATGCCATGGCCTATCTGCGCGGCGCCATGGAGCGCAAGGCTGCTGAATTCGCCGACGTGCTGAAAATGGGCCGCACCCAATTACAGGACGCCGTGCCGATGACCCTCGGCCAGGAATTCTCGACGTATGCTGTCATGCTTGGTGAAGACGAGGCGCGCCTGAAGGAAGCTGCGCTGTTGATTTGCGAAATCAACCTGGGCGCCACCGCCATTGGCACTGGCATCAATGCCCACCCCGATTACGCCGCGCTGGTCTGCCGCCGCCTCGTCGAAATCAGCGGTGTGCCGGTGGTGACTGCACCGAACCTGATCGAGGCGACACAGGACTGTGGCAGCTTTGTGCAACTCTCCGGCGTACTCAAGCGCGTCGCCGTCAAGCTTTCCAAGGTCTGCAATGACCTGCGGCTGCTCTCGTCCGGACCGCGTGCCGGCTTCGGCGAGATCAATCTGCCACCGCGCCAGGCTGGATCCTCGATCATGCCCGGCAAGGTCAATCCGGTCATCCCCGAAGTGGTGAACCAGATTGCCTTCGAAGTCATCGGCAACGACACGACCGTGACCTTTGCCGCCGAAGCCGGCCAGCTGCAGTTGAATGCCTTTGAGCCGATCATCGCCCACAGCCTCTTCAAGAGCGCACAGCATCTCGCCAAGGGTTGCAAGGCGCTGGCCGACTACTGCATCGATGGCATCACCGCCAACCGCGACACGCTGCGCGCCAGCGTCGAGCGCTCAATCGGCATCGTCACCGCGCTGAATCCCTACATCGGCTACGTCAACGCGACCGAAGTCGCCGCCGAAGCCCATCTCAGCGGCCGTGGCGTCGCTGAGATCGTGCTTGAACGACAGCTGATGAGTGTCGAGCGCCTGGCTGAGGTGCTGCGCCCCGAAGTGCTGACCAAACCGCAAATCATCCCGGCCCTGGCTGCCTGAGCTGCGCCGTATTTCTAAACATTAAGGAACCCATCATGAGAATGAACCGGTTAACATCGATGATCATGATTGCCATGGTGCTCGGCGTCATTGTTGGCTACGCGTGCAATACGTTCGCCGGCAGCGCCGCGGAAGCCAAGGAAATTGCTTCTTACTTCGGCATCCTGACCGATATCTTTCTACGCATGATCAAGATGATCATTGCCCCGCTGGTCTTCGCCACCCTGGTGGCCGGCCTGGCTGGCATGGGCGATTCGAAAACGGTGGGCCGCATCGGCGTCAAGGCCCTGGGCTGGTTCATTGCCGCCTCGCTATGCTCGCTGGCCCTGGGGCTACTGTTCGCCAACCTGTTCCAGCCGGGCGCGCATCTGAGCGTGCCGCTGCCGGAAGTGGGCAGCGCGGTCGGCCTGAAAACCAGCGCCTTGAACCTGAAGGATTTCATTACCCATGTCTTCCCGAAGAATATTTTTGAGGCAATGGCCGGCAATGAAATTCTACAAATCCTGGTGTTCGCCGTCTTTTTCGGGCTGGCCCTGGGCCAGTTGCACAACCGTGCGGCGCAAAGCCTGGTGGGCACGCTCGAAGAAGTCGTGCATGTCATGCTCAAGGTTACCGACTTTGTCATGCGCTTCGCCCCGATTGGTGTCTTCGGCGCGGTTGCCGGCATCATCACGACCCAGGGGCTGGGCATGCTGGCAGTGTTCGGGAAATTCCTGCTGTCCTTCTACATTGCCCTGGCCGCCCTGTGGCTGGTGTTGATTGCGGCCGGCTACTTCGTGCTGGGCAAGGAGGTATTCCGCCTGGTCAAGCTGATCCGCAGCCCGCTGCTGCTCGGCTTTTCCACGGCAAGCAGCGAATCGGCCTATCCAAAGTTGATGGAACAGCTGGAGAAATTCGGCGTCCGGGATCGCATCACCGGCTTCGTACTGCCCCTGGGCTACTCCTTCAACCTCGATGGATCGATGATCTATTGCACATTTGCCGCGCTCTTCGTCGCCCAGGCCTATGGCATCGAGATGACCCTTTCTACGCAAATCACGATGCTGCTGATCCTGATGGTTTCCAGCAAGGGGATCGCCGGGGTGCCACGCGCTTCGCTAGTGGTGGTGGCTGCCGTGCTGCCGATGTTCGGGCTGCCGGATGCAGGTTTGCTGTTGATCCTCGGCATCGACCATTTCCTCGACATGGGGCGGACGGTGACCAATGTGCTCGGCAATGCCATTGCCACCGCCGTCGTCGCCAAATGGGAAGACGGCATTGTTACGGTGGACGATGCCGCAGCCCAAGCCGAAGGCGCCCTGCCGGTCCCGGAAGAGGCGCTGGCGCTTGCCAAGGCGGCTTGAGCAGCGCCGCCGAATCCATTTTTGTGTGCATAAAATGATTGTTGACTGGTACATCCTTGCTCCCGCCGCTTTTTTCGCCGGCATGGTCGATGCTGTCGTGGGCGGCGGCGGCCTGATCCAGATTCCGGTGCTGCTCGCCCAGTTTCCGCAGACAGCGATCCCGGCGCTGTTCGGCACCAACAAGGTGTCGAGCATCGCCGGCACCGGCGCTGCGCTCTGGCGCTATGCGCGCAGCGTGCGCATCCCCTGGGTGGTGGTGCTGCCCGCCACTGTCGCCGCACTGATCGGGGCCTGGGGCGGCGCCGCGCTGGTCGCCTGGATTCCGCGCCAGACGATGCAGCCGATGATCATTGTCCTGATGGTCGCCGTCGGCCTCTATACTTTCCTGAAGAAAGACCTTGGCCAGCAAGTGACGCGCGTGCTGCACGGCGGCGACCGCTGGAAGGGCGCACTGTTCGGCTTCGTCATCGGCGCCTACGATGGCTTTTTCGGGCCGGGCACCGGCAGCTTCCTGATCTTCGGCTTCGTCCGTCTTTTCGGCATGGATTTCGTGCAGGGGTCGGCCAGCGCCAAAGTCATCAATTTCGCCACCAACCTCTCAGCGATTGCCTTTTTTGCCAGCCACGGCCCCATCCTCTGGAAAGTCGGCCTGATCATGGCCGCCTGCAACCTGGCCGGCGCCTATCTTGGCACCCACCTGGCGATAAGGCATGGCGCCGGCCTGATCCGCAAGGCTTTCCTCGGCGTCGTCGCCATTCTGGTCATCAAACAACTGGTGGAAATCCTCTAGAATAGACTTTCCAGCTGCCACGCCGCCGCCATGCCCAGCCGCTCCCTGCGCTACCTGCCGATCCTGATGCTGCTCCTCATCCTGACGGCGCTGTGCGGCTTCATTGCGCACCGTTTCGCCCTGCAACTGGGCCTGGCCGAATTGCAGGCGACAGGCCAGCATCGGCTCGACCTGCATGCCGCGAGCCTGGAGCGTGAAATCGGCAAGTATGCCTTTCTTCCCGGTACGCTCGCACTCGAACGCGATGTGCTGGCGTTGCTCAGGCAAGGCAACGACACCAGGCTGGCAGCGCAGGTCAATGCCTATCTCGAACAACTCAACGCCCGCGCCGGCACGTTGTCGATCTACGTCATCGATACCGCCGGCCATGTGGTCGCCTCCAGCAACTGGCGCGGTGCCGACAGCTTCATCGGCGAAGACCTCGCTTTCCGCCCCTATTTCCGCGAGGCGCTGGAAAGCGGCAGCAGCAA comes from the Janthinobacterium sp. 17J80-10 genome and includes:
- a CDS encoding TSUP family transporter, which codes for MIVDWYILAPAAFFAGMVDAVVGGGGLIQIPVLLAQFPQTAIPALFGTNKVSSIAGTGAALWRYARSVRIPWVVVLPATVAALIGAWGGAALVAWIPRQTMQPMIIVLMVAVGLYTFLKKDLGQQVTRVLHGGDRWKGALFGFVIGAYDGFFGPGTGSFLIFGFVRLFGMDFVQGSASAKVINFATNLSAIAFFASHGPILWKVGLIMAACNLAGAYLGTHLAIRHGAGLIRKAFLGVVAILVIKQLVEIL
- a CDS encoding dicarboxylate/amino acid:cation symporter — encoded protein: MRMNRLTSMIMIAMVLGVIVGYACNTFAGSAAEAKEIASYFGILTDIFLRMIKMIIAPLVFATLVAGLAGMGDSKTVGRIGVKALGWFIAASLCSLALGLLFANLFQPGAHLSVPLPEVGSAVGLKTSALNLKDFITHVFPKNIFEAMAGNEILQILVFAVFFGLALGQLHNRAAQSLVGTLEEVVHVMLKVTDFVMRFAPIGVFGAVAGIITTQGLGMLAVFGKFLLSFYIALAALWLVLIAAGYFVLGKEVFRLVKLIRSPLLLGFSTASSESAYPKLMEQLEKFGVRDRITGFVLPLGYSFNLDGSMIYCTFAALFVAQAYGIEMTLSTQITMLLILMVSSKGIAGVPRASLVVVAAVLPMFGLPDAGLLLILGIDHFLDMGRTVTNVLGNAIATAVVAKWEDGIVTVDDAAAQAEGALPVPEEALALAKAA
- the aspA gene encoding aspartate ammonia-lyase, which codes for MNAATTRIEHDLLGDREVPDAAYYGVHTLRALENFDITGMPIAVYPDLIRALAQIKQAAAQANHQLGLLDASRADAIAAACKELISGRWHEQFVVDVIQGGAGTSTNMNANEVIANRALEILGYARGEYQHLHPNQHVNMSQSTNDVYPTALKLATYAGIFRLVDAMAYLRGAMERKAAEFADVLKMGRTQLQDAVPMTLGQEFSTYAVMLGEDEARLKEAALLICEINLGATAIGTGINAHPDYAALVCRRLVEISGVPVVTAPNLIEATQDCGSFVQLSGVLKRVAVKLSKVCNDLRLLSSGPRAGFGEINLPPRQAGSSIMPGKVNPVIPEVVNQIAFEVIGNDTTVTFAAEAGQLQLNAFEPIIAHSLFKSAQHLAKGCKALADYCIDGITANRDTLRASVERSIGIVTALNPYIGYVNATEVAAEAHLSGRGVAEIVLERQLMSVERLAEVLRPEVLTKPQIIPALAA
- a CDS encoding CheR family methyltransferase, which translates into the protein MNDAGLTVEDVEIDLLLDGICRRYGEDFRAYEQRLLRQKALDFMQARGLETISALQNLVLHDPIAASGLCQAFVMQQSALFDDAAEFKVLRDMIGALLGSYVAPKIWIAECLCAEEVFSFAILLMEEGHYDKSLIFATCSNEAVLQEIKKGTFSPDRIAAYEANYRQSGGRRSLAEYFEIRDGRAVFLESLQSRIIWAQYNLCTDSSFNEFQLISCRKSYAEFGKSVQRRMLGLFHDSLSRFGILNLAASIELECVPQSMNYKELGRRGIYRRAI
- a CDS encoding SGNH/GDSL hydrolase family protein; its protein translation is MQNNSFTSNSKWVVVQVGVGIVLAIVVLNIALHYAMKNLDTNGASASGLDSRQATDVLFIGDSRTNQGIDPRVFEEASGRQFTALNLGRPGMQAPMFYFLTRDYLENSPTHPKAIVVNISFYLLGGRQWFEDIYLAYYHPQFWQVTDALDTQLINTDEALSWYFGTRIPMLRYRKRVAGLIDSFSEDPTRAVFREHARNSLIANLARDEKNKGYLSRGVSAISGVSESEFASYRVGIDNGYSVYTDYLKRFFDLAARYRIHVIVYAFPWPLQAKAAPNFQEVLAHYDNKIKSIADGNPYVHFVEHDFYWNEKYFVDPLHLNQQGAEVLSRRALGWVRPYIAAK
- a CDS encoding MBOAT family protein, producing the protein MLFYELKFIIPFAFILLLYTQLQRKAQNYLILFAGYLFYGMWDWRFLSLLLITTALDYSAGYLIDLCKPGSNKRKLYLALSMAVNLGMLSYYKYMNFFAESLAHLLNVPIPANSFVANVILPAGISFYTFQSMSYVIDVYRGHIRAERNFVDFAAFVSYFPHLVAGPIQRADVLLAQITRDRELTLPGFFLGCRLFMFGLFKKLVVGDNVAKLVDPVFSNPQSFDSITLLVAAYAFSIQIYCDFSGYTDMARGVSKMMGINLTLNFNYPYFATSIRDFWTRWHISLSTWFRDYLYIPLGGNREGETRAIFNLFVTFLLSGLWHGAGWTYILWGAYHGTLVAIEHYCAKRRLGRWAQNMPVLLKMVITFHLVVFGWILFRVTSLAQFGMYLNGLFTWKTDWLQMLMQSKTWFDVFGVIASLAMGAITIKFLIYYLPLLGLDLLEWRAKGEVWEKSRGRVIQGVVYGILLFLIFMFGVSNAKQFIYFQF